From one Bacteroides intestinalis DSM 17393 genomic stretch:
- a CDS encoding LrgB family protein: protein MSYLDNEFFLLAVTFGVFFFSKLLQKKTGILLLNPILLTIAILIIFLKMAHINYETYNKGGYLIEFWLKPAVVALGVPLYLQLEAIKKQLVPILLSQLAGCIIGVVSVVVIAKLMGAPQEIIYSLAPKSVTTPIAMEVADTLGGIPALTAAVVVCVGLLGSIVGIKTLKLTRIKSPIAQGLSLGAAAHAVGTSTAMDISSKYGAYASLGLTLNGIFTALLTPTILRLLGLL from the coding sequence ATGAGTTACTTAGACAACGAATTCTTCTTGTTAGCCGTTACTTTCGGCGTGTTTTTCTTTTCAAAACTGTTGCAAAAGAAAACTGGTATTTTATTGCTTAACCCCATTTTGTTGACTATCGCCATCCTGATTATCTTTCTGAAAATGGCGCATATCAACTACGAAACCTACAACAAAGGCGGATACCTCATTGAGTTCTGGCTGAAACCGGCAGTAGTAGCTCTTGGCGTACCCCTATATCTACAATTGGAGGCCATAAAGAAACAATTGGTCCCGATCCTGCTTTCACAATTGGCGGGTTGTATCATCGGGGTAGTTTCCGTAGTGGTGATTGCCAAACTGATGGGAGCACCGCAGGAGATTATTTATTCATTGGCACCTAAATCTGTTACTACCCCTATTGCCATGGAAGTAGCAGATACATTAGGCGGCATTCCAGCACTAACGGCTGCCGTAGTGGTTTGCGTCGGTTTACTGGGTAGTATTGTCGGAATAAAAACCCTGAAACTTACGCGTATTAAGAGTCCTATTGCCCAAGGATTATCCTTGGGAGCTGCCGCCCATGCCGTGGGAACTTCCACCGCCATGGATATCAGTAGCAAATACGGAGCTTACGCCAGTCTTGGACTTACACTGAATGGTATTTTCACCGCCCTACTTACGCCGACTATTTTGCGATTATTAGGGTTGCTATAA
- the pta gene encoding phosphate acetyltransferase, translating into MQRLINEIVERAKADRQRIVLPEGTEERTLKAANQILTDGVADLILLGNPDEINACATEWGLGNISKATIIDPENHPKKEEYAQLLCELRKKKGMTIEEARKLVLNPLYLGCLIIKNGDADGQLAGARNTTGDVLRPALQIIKTTPGITCVSGAMLLLTHAPEYGKNGILVMGDVAVTPVPDAEQLAQIAVCTARTAKSVVGMEPKVAMLSFSTKGSAKHEVVDKVIEAVRIAHEMAPDLALDGELQADAALVPEVGASKAPGSPIAGNANVLIVPSLEVGNISYKLVQRLGHADAVGPILQGIARPVNDLSRGCSIEDIYRMIAITANQAIGAKE; encoded by the coding sequence ATGCAGAGATTAATTAATGAAATCGTTGAGCGCGCGAAAGCCGACCGCCAACGTATTGTTCTTCCTGAAGGAACGGAAGAACGTACTTTGAAAGCTGCCAATCAAATTTTGACAGATGGAGTTGCTGACTTGATTCTTCTGGGTAATCCGGACGAAATTAACGCTTGTGCAACAGAATGGGGACTTGGAAACATCAGTAAGGCTACTATTATTGATCCGGAGAATCATCCGAAGAAAGAAGAGTATGCACAATTGTTGTGTGAACTTCGCAAGAAAAAAGGTATGACTATCGAAGAGGCTCGTAAGTTGGTACTTAACCCACTTTATTTGGGCTGTCTGATTATTAAGAATGGTGATGCTGACGGTCAATTGGCAGGTGCACGCAATACGACGGGCGATGTATTGCGTCCGGCATTGCAAATCATTAAGACAACTCCGGGCATCACTTGTGTATCTGGTGCAATGCTGTTGCTGACGCACGCTCCCGAATATGGAAAGAACGGTATTTTGGTGATGGGTGATGTAGCTGTTACACCGGTTCCGGATGCGGAACAACTGGCGCAGATTGCGGTTTGTACCGCTCGCACTGCTAAGTCAGTGGTAGGTATGGAACCTAAAGTAGCGATGTTGAGCTTTTCAACTAAAGGTTCTGCTAAACATGAGGTTGTGGATAAAGTAATTGAAGCTGTGAGAATTGCTCATGAAATGGCTCCTGACTTGGCTCTAGACGGTGAGTTGCAGGCTGATGCTGCATTGGTTCCTGAAGTAGGTGCCAGCAAAGCTCCGGGCTCTCCGATTGCAGGAAACGCAAATGTGCTGATTGTGCCGAGCCTTGAAGTAGGTAATATTTCTTATAAATTGGTACAACGTTTAGGTCATGCAGATGCAGTAGGGCCGATTTTGCAAGGTATTGCCCGTCCGGTGAACGACTTGTCACGCGGTTGCTCCATCGAAGATATTTATCGCATGATTGCCATCACTGCCAACCAGGCTATTGGAGCCAAAGAATAA
- a CDS encoding serine hydrolase has product MNLLSHKYLFAGCLLIAGTLSAWGQSAPSLAIRIDDLGAFHSVNEACIETYQSGIARSVEVMPVAAWYPEAVRLLKENPGLDAGLHLVITSEWENVKWRPLTHCPSLTDENGYFYPMMGPNPAYPGQSVMENKWDIKEVEQEFRAQIEMALRNIPQLSHMTGHMLSTGFTKEVNELVLRLAKEYNLPSIDRMDSPQDYQFTYIGYDGPSRTSAEKEESFIRSLNKLEAGKRYLFLDHPALDNEEMKTVFHIGYEQVALDRQGVTDLLTSPRVKQVIEEKGIKLISINQLTKGLPRSTPSKKLEKAMEKYLEAVKNAGQDLHSIMIVQHGNVLAEKWMSEGKEDEPHVLNSVSKTFTASAIGFAIAEGKLKLTDKVISFFPDQLPANISENLEAMTIHDLLTMTCGHDGDLRSNERAARNADKGWVEQFLAYPVDHKPGTFFAYNSPGTYMLSAIVQKVTGEKLVDYLYPRLFRPLGIVNVKWQESPEGINCGGWGLYLKTEDLAKMGQLFLQKGKWDGQQVLPEEWIAEASAKQIASFPAGMDPEAAKKSKISENTNDWMQGYGYQMWRCRHNAYRADGADGQYILIIPEKDAVIAVTAHIGDMQAELDLIWKYLLPAL; this is encoded by the coding sequence ATGAACCTTTTAAGTCACAAATATCTCTTTGCCGGATGTTTACTTATCGCAGGCACTCTTTCGGCATGGGGACAGTCCGCTCCTTCCCTTGCTATCCGCATTGATGACCTCGGAGCATTCCATTCTGTCAATGAAGCCTGTATTGAAACCTACCAGTCGGGTATCGCCCGTTCTGTAGAAGTAATGCCCGTAGCCGCCTGGTATCCGGAAGCAGTCCGTCTGCTAAAAGAGAACCCGGGATTGGATGCCGGTTTACATTTAGTGATTACCAGTGAATGGGAAAATGTAAAATGGCGTCCCTTAACCCATTGCCCCAGCCTGACGGATGAGAACGGATACTTTTATCCGATGATGGGACCCAATCCCGCCTATCCGGGACAATCGGTTATGGAAAATAAATGGGATATAAAAGAGGTAGAACAGGAGTTTCGCGCACAGATTGAGATGGCACTGAGAAACATTCCCCAACTCAGCCATATGACGGGGCACATGCTGTCCACCGGATTCACTAAAGAAGTGAATGAACTGGTGCTACGCCTGGCAAAAGAATACAATCTTCCTTCCATTGATCGCATGGATTCACCACAAGATTATCAGTTCACTTACATTGGTTATGACGGTCCGAGCCGGACCTCTGCCGAAAAGGAAGAAAGCTTCATACGTTCCCTGAATAAGCTGGAAGCAGGCAAACGATATCTGTTCCTCGATCATCCGGCACTGGACAATGAGGAGATGAAAACCGTCTTTCATATCGGCTACGAACAGGTAGCACTCGATCGGCAAGGCGTCACAGACTTACTTACCAGTCCGCGTGTAAAACAAGTCATCGAGGAGAAAGGCATCAAGCTGATTTCTATCAATCAACTCACCAAAGGACTGCCCCGTAGCACTCCCTCCAAGAAACTGGAGAAAGCAATGGAAAAATACCTGGAAGCGGTGAAGAATGCCGGCCAAGACCTGCATAGCATCATGATTGTACAGCATGGCAATGTACTTGCAGAAAAATGGATGAGCGAAGGAAAAGAAGACGAGCCCCATGTACTAAACTCTGTCAGCAAGACTTTCACAGCCTCAGCCATAGGATTTGCAATAGCCGAAGGCAAACTAAAACTAACGGATAAAGTAATTTCCTTCTTCCCGGATCAGCTGCCTGCAAATATAAGTGAGAACCTGGAAGCCATGACTATCCACGACTTACTAACTATGACTTGCGGACATGACGGTGATCTCAGGAGTAATGAACGAGCAGCAAGAAATGCAGATAAAGGTTGGGTGGAACAATTTCTTGCCTATCCCGTAGATCATAAACCAGGAACATTCTTTGCATACAACAGTCCTGGTACTTATATGCTCTCTGCCATCGTACAGAAAGTAACTGGAGAAAAGTTAGTGGACTACCTATACCCTCGCCTGTTTCGTCCACTGGGGATTGTCAATGTGAAATGGCAGGAAAGCCCGGAAGGCATCAATTGCGGTGGCTGGGGTTTGTACCTCAAAACTGAGGACCTTGCCAAGATGGGCCAACTCTTCCTGCAAAAAGGAAAATGGGATGGACAGCAAGTGTTACCGGAGGAATGGATTGCCGAGGCATCTGCCAAACAGATTGCTTCTTTCCCGGCAGGAATGGATCCCGAAGCAGCCAAGAAATCAAAGATTAGTGAGAATACGAACGACTGGATGCAAGGTTATGGTTATCAAATGTGGCGTTGCCGCCACAATGCCTACCGCGCTGATGGAGCAGACGGACAATACATTCTCATAATTCCTGAAAAAGATGCCGTTATTGCCGTAACAGCGCATATCGGAGATATGCAGGCGGAACTGGATTTAATCTGGAAATACCTGCTCCCAGCACTGTAA
- a CDS encoding CidA/LrgA family protein — protein MIRQCAILFGCLALGELVVFLTDIKLPSSIIGMLLLTLFLKLGWIKLQWVQGLSDFLVANLGFFFVPPGVALMLYFDIIAAQFWPIVIASLVSTLLVLIVTGWVHQLARKIK, from the coding sequence ATGATTCGTCAATGCGCCATCCTTTTCGGATGCCTGGCTTTGGGTGAATTGGTTGTTTTTCTTACGGATATCAAGCTTCCGTCCAGCATCATAGGTATGCTGTTGCTCACCCTTTTCCTGAAATTGGGTTGGATTAAACTGCAATGGGTGCAGGGTTTGTCCGACTTTCTGGTTGCTAATTTGGGATTCTTCTTTGTTCCTCCCGGTGTAGCTCTCATGCTATATTTTGATATTATCGCTGCCCAATTCTGGCCGATAGTGATTGCTTCTTTAGTTAGTACCCTGTTGGTTTTAATCGTTACAGGGTGGGTTCATCAATTAGCACGCAAAATCAAATGA
- a CDS encoding acetate kinase → MKVLVLNCGSSSIKYKLFDMDHKEVIAQGGIEKIGLQGSFLKFTLPNGEKKVLEKDIPEHTVGVEFILDTLTSPEYGAIKSLNEINAVGHRMVHGGEKFSESVLLTQEVLDAFTACNDLAPLHNPANLKGVNAISAILPNVPQIGVFDTAFHQTMPDYAYLYAIPYELYKKYGVRRYGFHGTSHRYVSQRVCEFLGVSPEGKKIITCHIGNGGSITAVKDGKSIDTSMGLTPLEGLMMGTRSGDIDAGAVTFIMEKENLTAAGVSDLLNKKSGVKGIFGVSSDMRELEAAVAAGNNKMADLTENMYFYRIKKYIGAYAAALGGVDIIVFTGGVGENQASCRSGACEGLEYMGVKLDMEKNKVRGEEAVISADDSKVKVVVIPTDEELMIASDTMAILNKK, encoded by the coding sequence ATGAAAGTCTTAGTATTAAACTGCGGTAGTTCGTCCATCAAATATAAATTGTTTGATATGGATCATAAAGAAGTGATCGCACAGGGTGGTATCGAAAAAATTGGCCTGCAAGGTTCTTTCCTGAAATTTACTTTGCCTAACGGTGAAAAGAAAGTTCTGGAAAAAGATATTCCCGAACATACCGTAGGGGTAGAATTTATTCTGGATACATTGACCAGTCCTGAATATGGTGCTATCAAGTCTTTGAATGAAATTAACGCAGTAGGTCACCGTATGGTGCATGGGGGGGAGAAATTCAGTGAATCTGTATTACTGACGCAGGAAGTACTGGATGCTTTTACCGCTTGCAACGATTTGGCTCCGCTTCACAATCCTGCTAACCTGAAAGGTGTAAACGCTATCTCTGCTATATTGCCCAACGTACCGCAAATTGGTGTATTCGATACTGCATTCCACCAGACTATGCCTGACTATGCTTATTTGTATGCTATTCCTTACGAATTGTATAAGAAGTATGGCGTACGTCGTTATGGTTTCCACGGAACTTCTCACCGTTACGTTTCACAACGTGTGTGTGAATTCCTGGGTGTGAGCCCTGAAGGAAAGAAGATTATTACTTGTCATATTGGCAACGGTGGTTCTATCACTGCTGTAAAAGATGGTAAGAGTATTGATACCAGTATGGGCTTGACTCCGCTGGAAGGCTTGATGATGGGTACACGTAGCGGTGACATTGATGCTGGTGCCGTAACTTTCATTATGGAAAAGGAGAACCTGACTGCTGCCGGTGTATCTGACCTGTTGAACAAGAAGAGTGGTGTAAAAGGTATCTTTGGAGTATCCAGTGATATGCGCGAGTTGGAAGCTGCTGTTGCTGCCGGAAACAATAAAATGGCCGACCTGACTGAAAATATGTATTTTTACCGTATTAAGAAGTATATCGGTGCTTATGCTGCTGCTTTGGGTGGCGTGGACATTATAGTGTTTACAGGTGGTGTAGGCGAAAATCAGGCTTCTTGTCGTTCAGGTGCATGCGAAGGTCTGGAATACATGGGTGTGAAACTGGATATGGAAAAGAATAAGGTTCGTGGAGAAGAAGCGGTGATTTCTGCTGACGACTCTAAAGTGAAAGTTGTAGTTATCCCAACTGACGAAGAACTGATGATTGCCTCGGATACTATGGCTATCTTAAATAAGAAATAA
- a CDS encoding alkaline phosphatase — translation MKRFMYLLFFVLLAGVTYAQQAKYVFYFIGDGMGVNQVNGTEMYLAEQEGRIGVKPLLFTQFPAVGVATTFSATNSVTDSSAAGTALATGVKTYNGAIGMDDQKNVIQTVAEKAKKAGKKVGVTTSVSVDHATPAAFYAHQPNRNMYYEIALDLPKANFDFYAGGGFLKPTTTADKKEAPSIFPIIEEAGYTIAKGVDDFKAKAAQADKMVLIQKDDANPSCLPYSIDRKDGDLTLAEITESAISFLTKGKNKGFFLMVEGGKIDWSCHSNDPATTFEEVIDMDNAIKVAYEFYKKHPKETLIVVTADHETGGLGLGTGKYELHLKALKNQKQSQDLLSVAITDLRKAKGHDVTWEDAKALLTEKMGFWKELPLTWEQEKILRDEFEQSFVKNKVVFEETLYSKTEPLAASARKVMSQIAMVGWTSGSHTAGYVPVYAVGAGSKEFAGKYDNTEIPKRIAKVAGYK, via the coding sequence ATGAAAAGATTCATGTATTTATTGTTCTTTGTCCTGTTGGCAGGTGTGACGTATGCCCAACAGGCAAAGTATGTATTTTATTTCATCGGTGATGGAATGGGAGTGAACCAGGTGAACGGTACGGAAATGTATCTGGCCGAACAGGAAGGACGCATTGGTGTGAAACCGTTGTTGTTTACTCAGTTCCCGGCTGTGGGTGTTGCTACTACTTTCTCTGCAACCAACTCTGTAACGGACTCTTCTGCTGCCGGAACAGCTCTGGCTACCGGAGTGAAGACGTATAACGGTGCTATCGGTATGGATGACCAGAAGAATGTGATTCAGACTGTTGCCGAGAAAGCTAAGAAAGCCGGGAAGAAAGTTGGTGTAACTACCAGTGTCAGTGTGGATCATGCTACCCCTGCTGCTTTCTATGCGCATCAGCCTAATCGTAATATGTATTACGAGATTGCTCTTGACTTGCCGAAGGCTAACTTTGATTTCTATGCAGGTGGTGGTTTCTTGAAGCCAACTACTACGGCTGACAAGAAAGAAGCTCCAAGCATTTTCCCCATCATTGAGGAAGCCGGTTATACGATTGCAAAAGGTGTAGACGATTTTAAAGCTAAAGCTGCTCAGGCTGATAAGATGGTGCTGATTCAGAAAGATGATGCCAACCCTTCTTGCCTGCCTTATTCTATTGACCGCAAAGATGGAGACTTGACTCTTGCAGAGATAACTGAAAGTGCTATTTCTTTTTTGACTAAGGGTAAGAATAAAGGTTTCTTCCTGATGGTAGAAGGTGGAAAGATAGACTGGTCTTGCCATTCAAATGATCCTGCTACTACTTTCGAAGAAGTGATAGATATGGATAATGCTATCAAAGTTGCGTATGAGTTTTATAAGAAGCATCCCAAAGAAACTTTGATTGTAGTAACGGCAGATCATGAAACTGGTGGTTTAGGATTGGGTACAGGCAAGTATGAATTGCATCTGAAAGCCTTGAAGAATCAAAAACAATCTCAGGATTTACTTTCTGTTGCTATCACTGATTTGCGTAAGGCAAAAGGACATGATGTAACTTGGGAAGATGCCAAAGCACTGTTAACAGAAAAGATGGGCTTTTGGAAAGAGTTGCCTTTGACTTGGGAACAGGAAAAGATATTGCGTGATGAGTTTGAACAGTCGTTTGTAAAGAACAAGGTCGTGTTCGAGGAAACTCTTTACTCAAAGACTGAGCCGCTGGCTGCTTCTGCAAGAAAAGTAATGAGCCAGATTGCTATGGTAGGTTGGACAAGCGGCAGCCATACAGCAGGATATGTACCTGTATATGCGGTGGGTGCAGGCTCTAAGGAATTTGCTGGCAAATATGATAATACGGAAATTCCGAAGCGTATAGCAAAGGTTGCGGGATATAAATAA
- a CDS encoding DUF2156 domain-containing protein produces MISFKDIELKDKELITSYTQHSPRRNCDLSFSNLCSWRFLYDTKFAVQDGFLILKFWAGEKLVYMMPVGNGDLKKVLEDMIEDANREGERFCMLGVCAGMRADLEAIMPDKFHFEADRDYADYLYLRTDLATLAGKKFQAKRNHLNKFRRTYTNYEYVPLTSNRIQECLDLEAEWCKVNNCDQHEGTGNERRALIYALHNFDALGLTGGILHVDGKIVAFTFGMPINQDTFGVHVEKADTTIDGAYTMINYEFANHIPEQYTYINREEDLGIEGLRKAKLSYQPVIVLEKYMACLKDTPVDPVKW; encoded by the coding sequence ATGATATCATTTAAAGACATCGAACTTAAAGATAAAGAGCTCATTACATCTTATACACAGCATAGTCCTCGACGCAACTGTGACCTTTCATTCTCCAATCTCTGTAGTTGGCGTTTCCTTTACGACACCAAGTTTGCAGTACAGGACGGTTTCCTGATACTGAAATTCTGGGCAGGAGAAAAATTGGTATATATGATGCCAGTCGGGAACGGAGACTTAAAGAAAGTGCTGGAGGATATGATAGAAGATGCCAACCGTGAAGGTGAACGCTTCTGTATGCTCGGAGTATGCGCAGGCATGCGCGCTGACTTGGAAGCCATAATGCCTGATAAGTTTCATTTCGAAGCGGACAGAGATTATGCCGATTACCTGTATCTTCGGACCGATCTTGCCACATTGGCGGGTAAGAAATTCCAAGCTAAACGGAACCACCTCAATAAATTCCGCCGGACCTATACTAATTATGAATATGTTCCTCTCACTTCCAACCGTATACAGGAATGTCTCGATCTGGAAGCCGAATGGTGCAAAGTGAACAACTGCGACCAGCACGAAGGTACGGGTAACGAACGTCGCGCCCTTATCTATGCACTGCATAACTTCGATGCCCTTGGCCTGACAGGAGGTATTCTTCATGTAGATGGTAAAATTGTAGCTTTCACTTTCGGTATGCCCATCAACCAGGATACTTTCGGCGTACATGTAGAAAAAGCAGACACTACGATTGATGGTGCCTACACCATGATAAATTATGAATTCGCCAACCATATCCCCGAGCAATATACTTATATCAACCGGGAAGAAGATTTGGGCATCGAAGGTCTGCGCAAAGCCAAACTATCCTACCAGCCAGTGATTGTCCTGGAGAAATATATGGCTTGCCTGAAAGATACCCCTGTAGATCCGGTGAAATGGTAA